The DNA segment GTCCCCATAGCAAATAATATTTGCACAGCCCTAACTCATGCACCCACCCACAGACCGAATACCGCAAAATCTTGAGGAATAGATGAAATCAGTGAACAGTTATCAAACTCTAGGACGATGAGAAATAAGTCAAAAATTGACATAATATTCTGATAAAGCATGATATTTAAGAATATGCAGCTAATGGCAAAGAATAAACAGCATGATTAAATCGTGGATGGTAATTGGGGGTGTGGCTTTTGTAATTGCTTTGGCGGCTAATTTGATTACGCCAAGCGATATCCAGTGGTTTAAGCGCTTACAAAGACCCAGATGGTTAACTATTGAAGGGGCGATTCCGATTATTTGGACTGTAATCTTTATTTGCGGTGCTTGGTCAGCTTATATTGTTTGGGAAAGTAATCCAGGAACTACAAAAACTGGGCTAATTATGGGTTTATACTTACTATTAGAAATAGTTACTATCGCCTATACACCTGTCATGTTTAGGTTGCGTAGTCTGCGAGTGGGGACAATCTTGGGCGGTACAGGTTTTGTAATTTGTCTAATATTAACACTTGCCATTTTACCAATTTCTACTTCCGCAGCACTGTTGTTAGTTCCCTATTTACTATGGAGTCCCATTGGTACTTATACGACTTGGCAAATGACTAAACTCAATCCTCAAGATGCGTAAAATTTTCAGGTAAATCATCAGCTTTACTCAAAATGAATAAGCTACCATCTCCGCCACGTCCAATTCTGAAACTTTCATCTAAATAAGTAATATCAAGAGTAGGAACTCTACCTTGGGGATTATTAGCAGGAACTACTTTAAAGGGGTTAAGTTGGGGAGTGTCAAAGCCAAAAATCTTCTGAATGGATAGATAGCGTTTGTCAAAATTTACATTGATGCGTT comes from the Nodularia sp. NIES-3585 genome and includes:
- a CDS encoding TspO/MBR family protein, producing MIKSWMVIGGVAFVIALAANLITPSDIQWFKRLQRPRWLTIEGAIPIIWTVIFICGAWSAYIVWESNPGTTKTGLIMGLYLLLEIVTIAYTPVMFRLRSLRVGTILGGTGFVICLILTLAILPISTSAALLLVPYLLWSPIGTYTTWQMTKLNPQDA